In the Populus trichocarpa isolate Nisqually-1 chromosome 1, P.trichocarpa_v4.1, whole genome shotgun sequence genome, one interval contains:
- the LOC7475082 gene encoding peroxisome biogenesis protein 2 isoform X1, with protein MSSSNLSQQPPPEDEWIRTYLKLLPEWQPPALSHQSMIPISISRVNQFDAARLDIEMSAMLKEQLVKVFSLMKPGMLFQYEPELDAFLEFLIWRFSIWVDKPTPGNALMNLRYRDERAMDSIGKVRTGLEGPGLTIAQKIWYCIATVGGQYTWARLQSFSAFRRWGDSEQCIFQRPLARRAWILIQRIEGLYKAASFGNLLIFLYTGRFRNLIERVLQARLVYGSPNMNRAVSFEYMNRQLVWNEFSEMLLLLLPLLNSSSIKKFLSPFSKDKSSSSKVDDDTCPICQAIPTIPFLALPCQHRYCYYCLSTRCAAATSFRCPRCGEAVVAMQRHSSLASNTNPNQ; from the exons ATGAGTAGTTCTAATCTTTCACAACAACCACCACCAGAGGATGAATGGATTCGCACTTACCTAAAATTGCTTCCTGAATGGCAGCCTCCTGCCCTTTCTCACCAG TCGATGATACCAATTTCAATATCTAGAgttaatcaatttgatgctGCAAGATTGGATATTGAAATGTCAGCTATGTTAAAGGAACAATTGGTTAAGGTCTTCTCTCTGATGAAG CCAGGAATGTTATTTCAATATGAGCCAGAACTTGATGCTTTCCTTGAGTTTCTCATTTGGAGGTTCTCTATTTGGGTAGATAAGCCCACTCCAGGAAATGCTCTCATGAATCTGAGGTACAGAGATGAACGTGCAATGGATTCGATAGGAAAAG TTAGAACAGGTTTGGAAGGACCTGGACTGACCATTGCACAGAAAATTTGGTATTGCATTGCCACTGTTGGTGGTCAGTACACCTGGGCTCGTTTACAGTCATTCTCTGCCTTTCGTAGATGGGGTGATTCTGAACAG TGTATTTTTCAGAGGCCACTGGCAAGGCGTGCATGGATTTTGATACAACGTATTGAAGGACTTTATAAAGCTGCTTCATTTGGAAACCTACTAATATTTCTTTATACAGGACG ATTTAGAAACCTCATTGAAAGAGTCTTGCAAGCAAGGCTTGTCTATGGAAGCCCTAATATGAACCGAGCAGTTAGCTTTGAGTATATGAATCGCCAATTAGTGTGGAATGAATTTTCG GAGATGTTGCTGCTGCTACTACCTCTTCTTAACTCGTCGtccattaaaaaatttcttagcCCATTTTCAAAGGATAAATCTTCAAGCTCCAAAGTAGATGATgatacttgccccatttgccaGGCAATTCCCACTATTCCATTTCTTGCTCTTCCCTGTCAGCACAG GTACTGCTACTACTGCCTTAGTACACGATGTGCTGCAGCTACATCTTTTCGCTGTCCCAGATGCGGCGAGGCAGTGGTTGCTATGCAGCGCCATAGCAGTTTAGCCAGTAATACAAATCCCAATCAGTGA
- the LOC127905469 gene encoding uncharacterized protein LOC127905469: MDPHQHKNMRFTCMASITDYDLFNGWWSKTCPKCTKTLSGPSDNLRCFEHGTPDSAPIPSFKVNCIVTDDKDVTNFFLSGKTAENFFNASAHHLVYDKKYVDPYTVPPQMTEVLNKMKIFQLRFGAYKSAINRCDIFVTNVFDEGIKQSSEIQSEQFRARSSTTPTTITIEDSSIVQADTLTPITPPDSTPPSQQQEDSYRLKAKKSLDFTDPHSEKM, translated from the exons ATGGATCCACATCAACATAAG AATATGCGATTCACTTGCATGGCATCTATTACTGATTATGATCTCTTTAATGGGTGGTGGTCCAAAACATGCCCAAAATGCACTAAAACACTCTCAGGACCATCAGACAACCTCAGATGCTTTGAACATGGAACTCCAGACTCTGCACCAATTCCatc GTTTAAAGTGAACTGCATTGTAACTGATGACAAAGATGTCACAAACTTCTTCTTATCTGGAAAAACTGCTGAAAACTTTTTCAACGCCTCAGCACATCATCTGGTTTATGACAAGAAATATGTTGATCCTTATACAGTCCCACCACAAATGACTGAAGTATTGAACAAGATGAAAATCTTTCAACTACGATTCGGGGCTTATAAATCAGCAATCAACAGATGTGACATCTTTGTTACAAATGTTTTTGACGAAGGCATCAAACAGTCTTCAGAGATTCAATCAGAACAATTTCGTGCTAGGTCCTCAACCACTCCTACAACCATTACTATTGAAGACTCATCAATAGTTCAAGCGGACACGCTTACTCCAATAACACCACCTGACAGCACTCCACCATCTCAACAACAAGAAGACAGTTACCGCCTAAAGGCTAAGAAAAGTTTAGATTTCACCGATCCTCATTCAGAAAAAATGTAA
- the LOC7475082 gene encoding peroxisome biogenesis protein 2 isoform X2: MSSSNLSQQPPPEDEWIRTYLKLLPEWQPPALSHQSMIPISISRVNQFDAARLDIEMSAMLKEQLVKVFSLMKPGMLFQYEPELDAFLEFLIWRFSIWVDKPTPGNALMNLRYRDERAMDSIGKVRTGLEGPGLTIAQKIWYCIATVGGQYTWARLQSFSAFRRWGDSEQRPLARRAWILIQRIEGLYKAASFGNLLIFLYTGRFRNLIERVLQARLVYGSPNMNRAVSFEYMNRQLVWNEFSEMLLLLLPLLNSSSIKKFLSPFSKDKSSSSKVDDDTCPICQAIPTIPFLALPCQHRYCYYCLSTRCAAATSFRCPRCGEAVVAMQRHSSLASNTNPNQ; encoded by the exons ATGAGTAGTTCTAATCTTTCACAACAACCACCACCAGAGGATGAATGGATTCGCACTTACCTAAAATTGCTTCCTGAATGGCAGCCTCCTGCCCTTTCTCACCAG TCGATGATACCAATTTCAATATCTAGAgttaatcaatttgatgctGCAAGATTGGATATTGAAATGTCAGCTATGTTAAAGGAACAATTGGTTAAGGTCTTCTCTCTGATGAAG CCAGGAATGTTATTTCAATATGAGCCAGAACTTGATGCTTTCCTTGAGTTTCTCATTTGGAGGTTCTCTATTTGGGTAGATAAGCCCACTCCAGGAAATGCTCTCATGAATCTGAGGTACAGAGATGAACGTGCAATGGATTCGATAGGAAAAG TTAGAACAGGTTTGGAAGGACCTGGACTGACCATTGCACAGAAAATTTGGTATTGCATTGCCACTGTTGGTGGTCAGTACACCTGGGCTCGTTTACAGTCATTCTCTGCCTTTCGTAGATGGGGTGATTCTGAACAG AGGCCACTGGCAAGGCGTGCATGGATTTTGATACAACGTATTGAAGGACTTTATAAAGCTGCTTCATTTGGAAACCTACTAATATTTCTTTATACAGGACG ATTTAGAAACCTCATTGAAAGAGTCTTGCAAGCAAGGCTTGTCTATGGAAGCCCTAATATGAACCGAGCAGTTAGCTTTGAGTATATGAATCGCCAATTAGTGTGGAATGAATTTTCG GAGATGTTGCTGCTGCTACTACCTCTTCTTAACTCGTCGtccattaaaaaatttcttagcCCATTTTCAAAGGATAAATCTTCAAGCTCCAAAGTAGATGATgatacttgccccatttgccaGGCAATTCCCACTATTCCATTTCTTGCTCTTCCCTGTCAGCACAG GTACTGCTACTACTGCCTTAGTACACGATGTGCTGCAGCTACATCTTTTCGCTGTCCCAGATGCGGCGAGGCAGTGGTTGCTATGCAGCGCCATAGCAGTTTAGCCAGTAATACAAATCCCAATCAGTGA
- the LOC127905468 gene encoding uncharacterized protein LOC127905468, whose product MTSRRQRPQPDHHIQCYPYPTAIFYDDSYPVTDDIYPVMDESFVGVSSSLDIESAHQNLFHRDAHIGFHYEDSSTIASSSSGPSLRSKSHGTEHANIITPLSSDNLSSLVSNCQAKDQPINVPSMIPDQYNIIERLARSSKKNPSFTSCCANGKIQLPAAPNTPQFLDDLLNPDKGSLSIKFRHNIRAYNSMFAFTSMGAQIDHTVNSQPGPYIFKINGQCHHLMGSLVPIDAESPRFAQLYIFDTDNEIANRLHPFNNDNCQSSLDENVVNKLIDMLDSSNALVKLFRQVRHRLNNDEFPNFKLRLIGKRDGDSKQYDDPSSNDVCGLIVGDIGESQTDRDIIIEGYSRNLRRISKLHPKFMSLQYPLLFPYGEDGYHTDILFTNQEHYTPSKRQKVTMRAYYAYVIQERLGDSSTLTKGGRLYQQFLVDAFMNVEQERLDFIRSNQENLRTESYKGVQDAVLRGDVNGSSTGKIILPSSLTGSPRYMINNYHDAMAICRHYGNPDLFITFTCNVNWPEIQREIKKSRNYKAEDKPDIIGRVFRYKLNDMISFIKSGQPFGKTIADVCAIEFQKRGLPHTHLLIWLASEYKFRSPQDVDSVISAELPNKADDPHCYAIVSKFMLHGPCGIASPKAQCMKGNQCSKKFPKKFKQSTVFGENGFVFYKRRNFPASFVMKNGIALSNSYVVPYNKELLIRYNAHVNVEICCQSMLIKYLFKYVSKGSDRCRAVIQGQTNDEIQAYLNCRFVCPYEAVWRLLQFPIHSRNPAVERLQIHLPMQHSVVFFGNQNLSSVLRKNGLNKTMLTGWFDQNKEDVEATQLYYSQFPNKYVWDARQKEWIYRTRGFSLGRITYVHPAAGELYFLKMLLNHVKGATSFEYLRCVSGIVYPTFQLACKALGLLDDGKEWAEAFSEAVLTASSSQLRQLFVSVTLFCQIANPQDLLDQFWHTMHDDIRIKLSSFSPHNLHFSDNELKNYVLYELEQLFNALATSLKDYNLPLPNDRLMSEIRNNLLREELNYDISELRSNNEASISLLNTCQKKIYDRVMESISKNQQSLIFVYGHGGTGKTFLWHSLINSIRSEGLIVLAVASSGIASILLPGGRTAHSRFKIPLAINENSTCEIKKNTHLSRLIETTTLIVWDEAPMNNRYCFETLDRSLRDIMGQTGHSNHNQPFGGKSILLGGDYRQILPVIPGGTKEDIINASLSSSPLWPKFEIMLLKQNMRLSIAGLGSDEINEIKTFAKWILKIGDGDLCDIPFFDELDESLIKIPCDLQLHTSGDPIKAMVSAIYPSIEQPALEPFYFKERAIITPKNITVTEINNFILGVTHGPQRIYLSNDSVDASSSDNDNINLLYPLEFINQLEFSGVPSHILALKIGAPIMLLRNLSPMIGLCNGTRLIITQLADRVIEAQIITGSHIGDRSGAIQGSSKARDAEFFSLNIIEGSYIEIKDFYTYENRAANIVVDHEAIIDLKSDTKIMHLDSVKHDVPRYHFNLTDFAHVLTKGRGSRVLTDVLGRLKGIQPIEKILVQGHRLEDKKEFIIENIRGEDLRLTLWGDVARSFDDNIVNAQESPIIVVFAGFRVTEFRGAANLTGTAASLWYFNPNIPEVLPYKQL is encoded by the exons ATGACAAGTCGGCGCCAACGTCCACAACCCGACCATCACATACAATGTTATCCTTATCCAACGgctattttttatgatgattctTATCCTGTTACGGATGACATCTATCCTGTTATGGATGAGAGTTTTGTTGGCGTTTCTAGCTCTTTGGATATTGAAAGTGCCCACCAAAATCTTTTTCATCGTGATGCCCATATTGGCTTTCATTACGAAGATTCCTCCACAATTGCCTCATCGTCTTCTGGACCAAGTTTACGATCAAAAAGTCATGGAACTGAACATGCAAATATTATTACTCCTTTGTCTTCAGACAATTTGTCTTCTCTGGTATCAAACTGTCAAGCTAAAGATCAGCCAATTAATGTCCCCTCAATGATTCCTGACCAATATAATATCATCG AGCGTTTGGCACgttcatcaaagaaaaacccCTCCTTTACATCATGTTGTGCTAATGGCAAAATCCAATTGCCTGCTGCTCCTAACACACCTCAATTTCTAGATGATCTTTTAAATCCTGACAAAGGTTCATTGTCCATCAAATTCCGGCATAACATTCGTGCTTATAATTCAATGTTTGCTTTCACTTCAATGGGAGCGCAGATTGATCATACTGTCAATTCTCAACCAGGgccatatatatttaaaataaatggacAATGTCATCATCTTATGGGATCATTAGTACCAATTGATGCTGAATCACCAAGATTTGCACAACTATACATCTTTGACACAGACAATGAAATTGCTAATCGACTACACCcttttaataatgataattgtcAATCATCTTTAGATGAAAATGTTGTCAACAAACTTATTGACATGCTTGATTCTTCCAATGCATTGGTTAAATTGTTTCGTCAAGTTAGACATAGACTTAACAATGATGAATTCCCGAATTTCAAACTTCGTTTAATTGGGAAAAGAGATGGTGACTCAAAGCAATATGATGATCCTTCCTCTAATGATGTATGTGGTTTAATTGTTGGCGATATTGGAGAATCACAAACTGATAGAGATATTATTATTGAAGGTTATTCTAGAAATCTCCGCAGGATCTCTAAATTGCATCCAAAATTTATGTCTCTTCAGTATCCACTCTTATTTCCTTATGGTGAAGATGGCTATCATACTGACATTTTATTCACAAATCAAGAGCATTATACTCCTTCAAAACGTCAAAAAGTTACAATGCGAGCATATTATGCTTATGTCATTCAAGAAAGATTAGGAGATAGTAGTACACTTACCAAAGGCGGAAGACTTTATCAACAATTTTTAGTTGATGCATTTATGAATGTTGAACAAGAACGCCTTGATTTCATTCGCTCAAACCAAGAAAATCTGAGAACTGAATCTTATAAAGGTGTCCAAGACGCAGTTTTAAGAGGTGATGTTAATGGTTCAAGTACTGGAAAAATCATCCTCCCCTCTTCTTTAACTGGAAGCCCTAGATACATGATTAACAATTATCATGATGCAATGGCTATATGTCGTCATTATGGTAATCCTGACCTTTTTATTACATTCACTTGCAATGTCAATTGGCCTGAAAttcaaagagaaattaaaaaaagccgAAATTATAAAGCTGAAGACAAACCTGACATAATTGGAAGAGTATTTCGATACAAACTTAATGATATGATTTCATTCATTAAATCAGGACAGCCCTTCGGGAAAACAATTGCTG ATGTTTGTGCTATTGAATTCCAAAAAAGAGGCTTGCCGCACACTCATTTATTGATTTGGCTAGCTTCTGAATACAAATTTCGATCACCTCAGGATGTCGATTCAGTTATTTCGGCTGAACTGCCAAACAAAGCAGATGATCCTCATTGCTATGCAATTGTTTCAAAATTTATGCTGCATGGTCCATGCGGAATTGCTAGCCCAAAAGCCCAATGTATGAAGGGAAATCAATGTTCAAAAAAATTCCCTAAAAAGTTTAAGCAATCAACGGTTTTCGGTGAAAATGGCTTTGTGTTTTACAAGCGACGAAATTTCCCTGCGTCATTTGTTATGAAAAATGGAATTGCTCTCTCTAATTCCTATGTTGTCCCATACAACAAAGAGCTTCTAATCCGTTATAATGCTCATGTTAATGTTGAAATTTGTTGCCAATCAATGCtcataaaatatcttttcaaatatGTTAGCAAAGGATCTGATAGGTGTCGAGCTGTTATTCAAGGTCAAACAAACGATGAGATTCAGGCTTATCTTAATTGTAGATTTGTTTGTCCTTATGAAGCTGTATGGCGACTCTTACAATTTCCAATCCATTCAAGAAACCCAGCAGTTGAAAGACTTCAAATACATTTGCCAATGCAACATTCTGTTGTTTTCTTTGGAAATCAAAACTTATCTtctgttttaagaaaaaatggtctcaataaGACAATGCTCACAGGATGGTTTGATCAGAACAAAGAAGATGTTGAAGCAACACAGTTATATTACTCGCAATTTCCAAACAAATATGTTTGGGATGCTAGGCAGAAAGAATGGATTTACAGAACAAGAGGTTTTTCACTTGGACGTATAACATATGTGCATCCTGCTGCTGGCGAATTGTATTTCTTAAAGATgcttttaaatcatgttaaagGAGCTACAAGCTTTGAATATCTACGTTGTGTCTCTGGTATTGTTTATCCAACCTTTCAACTCGCCTGCAAAGCACTTGGTCTCCTTGATGATGGCAAAGAATGGGCTGAAGCTTTTTCAGAAGCTGTTTTAACTGCTTCCTCCTCACAACTTAGGCAACTATTTGTCAGTGTCACTCTATTTTGTCAAATTGCTAACCCCCAAGATTTGCTTGATCAATTTTGGCACACAATGCATGACGACATTAGAATCAAGCTATCATCTTTCTCCCCACATAATCTTCATTTCAGTGATAATgaacttaaaaattatgttctttATGAACTTGAACAACTTTTCAATGCCTTGGCAACATCCCTCAAAGACTATAATTTACCACTGCCAAATGATCGTTTGATGTCTGAAATTAGAAATAATCTCCTTAGAGAAGAACTCAATTATGATATTTCTGAACTTCGAAGCAATAATGAAGCATCAATTTCATTACTTAACACATGccaaaagaaaatttatgatCGAGTTATggaatcaatttcaaaaaatcaacaatctcttatttttgtttacGGGCATGGTGGCACAGGGAAAACTTTTTTATGGCATTCACTTATTAATAGTATTAGATCAGAAGGGTTAATTGTTCTTGCTGTTGCATCATCAGGAATCGCATCTATTCTGCTCCCTGGTGGTCGCACAGCTCACTCAAGGTTTAAGATTCCTCTTGCTATAAATGAGAACTCaacatgtgaaataaaaaaaaatactcatcttTCAAGGTTGATTGAAACGACAACACTTATTGTATGGGATGAAGCTCCTATGAATAATCGCTACTGTTTTGAAACATTGGATAGATCATTACGTGATATAATGGGCCAAACTGGTCATTCCAATCATAACCAACCTTTCGGTGGGAAATCTATTTTACTTGGTGGGGATTATCGTCAAATTCTCCCTGTTATACCTGGAGGAACAAAAGAAGATATTATTAATGCTTCCTTAAGTAGTTCACCACTCTggccaaaatttgaaatcaTGTTGCTAAAACAAAATATGAGATTGTCAATTGCTGGTCTTGGTTCAGATgaaatcaatgaaattaaaacatttgcTAAATGGATTCTTAAAATAGGTGACGGAGACCTTTGTGATATACCTTTTTTTGATGAACTTGATGAATCTTTGATTAAAATTCCATGTGATTTGCAACTACATACCTCTGGTGATCCAATTAAAGCTATGGTTTCAGCTATTTATCCCAGCATTGAACAACCTGCTCTTGAACCATTTTACTTTAAAGAAAGAGCTATTATCACACCAAAAAACATTACTGTTACtgaaatcaataatttcataCTTGGAGTTACACATGGTCCTCAACGCATTTATCTTAGCAATGATTCTGTTGATGCATCTTCCAGTGATAACGACAATATAAACTTATTATATCCATTGGAATTTATAAACCAACTTGAGTTCAGTGGTGTTCCTTCGCACATTCTTGCTTTGAAAATAGGAGCGCCAATTATGTTGCTGAGGAATCTGAGTCCAATGATAGGCTTATGTAATGGAACACGACTAATCATCACACAACTTGCTGATAGAGTTATTGAAGCTCAAATTATAACAGGCTCACACATTGGTGACCGA AGCGGAGCTATACAAGGATCATCCAAAGCAAGAGATGCAGAATTTTTCAGTCTCAACATAATCGAAGGTTCCTATATTGAGATTAAAGACTTCTACACCTACGAAAATCGAGCTGCTAATATTGTTGTTGATCATGAGGCAATTATTGACTTAAAGTCTGATACCAAGATAATGCATCTTGATTCTGTTAAACATGATGTGCCGCGATACCATTTCAACCTCACTGACTTTGCACATGTCTTAACCAAAGGCAGAGGATCAAGAGTTCTTACAG ATGTTCTGGGTCGACTTAAAGGAATCCAGccaattgaaaagatattagtTCAAGGTCACAGacttgaagataaaaaagagtTCATCATTGAGAATATAAG AGGAGAAGATCTCCGACTTACTTTATGGGGAGACGTTGCTCGaagctttgatgataatatcGTTAATGCGCAAGAATCTCCCATAATTGTTGTCTTTGCCGGGTTTCGAGTTACAGAATTCCGAG GTGCAGCAAATTTAACTGGGACTGCTGCATCACTTTGGTATTTCAATCCAAATATTCCAGAAGTTCTGCCATATAAGCAATTGTAA